One Nonomuraea angiospora DNA segment encodes these proteins:
- a CDS encoding cytochrome bc1 complex cytochrome b subunit — MKVSSLAQALDDRIGGAGFLKKAMRKVFPDHWTFLLGEIALYAFVIVLLTGVFLTFFFKPTMEEVVYDGAYVPLRGVQMSQAYASTLDISFEVRGGLLMRQMHHWATLVFLGAIVIHLLRNFFTGAFRKPRDLNWLIGVALFGLVMLNGLFGYSLPDDLLSGAGLRILHGVTISVPLVGTYLAMFLFGGEFPGEDIISRLFSLHVLLIPGLLLVLLPLHAVVLTWRQTHTQFRAKGLDDGVVRGAPFFPAFLAKTTVFFLWVLAVVAALATVFQVNPIWLYGPYAPSTVSAGSQPDWYMGFLEGALRVMPPWELTVFGHTVTMSVLIPALGAPGLLFTGLAVYPFVERWITRDHAIHHLLDRPREAPARVGLGVAGIVYYGVLWLAGGNDVLSSTFHISLYATTWIFRVLVVAGPVLGFVIARRICLGLLARDRHTLAHGVETGVIVRGVDGAFTEIERPVTDEESAVLVPPARPALPAAADGDVPPPARRRVHDAVQRSWSR; from the coding sequence ATGAAGGTCAGCTCACTGGCCCAGGCGCTCGACGATCGGATCGGCGGGGCCGGTTTCCTGAAGAAGGCGATGAGGAAGGTCTTTCCCGATCACTGGACCTTCCTGCTGGGCGAGATCGCGCTGTACGCGTTCGTGATCGTCCTGCTCACGGGCGTCTTCCTCACGTTCTTCTTCAAGCCGACCATGGAGGAAGTGGTCTACGACGGCGCCTATGTGCCGCTGCGTGGGGTGCAGATGAGCCAGGCGTACGCCTCCACGCTGGACATCAGCTTCGAGGTGCGCGGCGGCCTGCTGATGCGGCAGATGCACCACTGGGCCACGCTCGTCTTCCTGGGCGCCATCGTCATCCACCTGCTGCGCAACTTCTTCACCGGCGCCTTCCGCAAGCCGCGCGACCTGAACTGGCTGATCGGCGTGGCCCTGTTCGGGCTGGTGATGCTCAACGGGCTGTTCGGATATTCGCTCCCCGACGACCTGCTGTCCGGCGCGGGGCTGCGCATCCTGCACGGGGTCACGATCTCGGTGCCGCTGGTGGGCACGTACCTGGCGATGTTCCTGTTCGGCGGGGAGTTCCCCGGCGAGGACATCATCTCCCGGCTGTTCAGCCTGCACGTGCTGCTGATCCCCGGGCTGCTGCTCGTGCTCCTGCCGCTGCACGCGGTGGTGCTCACGTGGCGGCAGACGCACACCCAGTTCAGGGCCAAGGGGCTGGACGACGGGGTGGTGCGGGGCGCGCCGTTCTTCCCGGCGTTCCTGGCCAAGACGACGGTGTTCTTCCTGTGGGTGCTCGCGGTGGTGGCGGCGCTGGCCACGGTGTTCCAGGTCAACCCCATCTGGCTGTACGGCCCGTACGCGCCCAGCACGGTCAGCGCCGGCTCGCAGCCCGACTGGTACATGGGCTTCCTCGAGGGCGCGCTGCGGGTCATGCCGCCGTGGGAGCTCACGGTCTTCGGGCACACGGTGACCATGAGCGTGCTGATCCCGGCCCTGGGGGCGCCCGGACTGCTGTTCACCGGGCTCGCGGTGTACCCGTTCGTGGAGCGGTGGATCACCCGGGACCACGCGATCCACCACCTGCTGGACCGGCCGCGCGAGGCGCCGGCCCGGGTGGGCCTCGGGGTCGCGGGGATCGTCTACTACGGCGTGCTCTGGCTGGCCGGCGGCAACGACGTGCTCTCCTCGACCTTCCACATCTCGCTGTACGCGACCACGTGGATCTTCCGGGTCCTGGTGGTCGCGGGGCCGGTGCTGGGGTTCGTGATCGCCCGCCGGATCTGCCTCGGTCTGCTGGCGCGCGACCGGCACACGCTGGCGCACGGGGTGGAGACCGGCGTGATCGTGCGCGGCGTGGACGGCGCGTTCACCGAGATCGAGCGGCCGGTGACGGACGAGGAGTCCGCGGTGCTCGTGCCGCCCGCGCGGCCCGCGCTCCCGGCGGCTGCCGACGGCGACGTGCCTCCCCCGGCCCGCCGCCGCGTCCACGACGCCGTCCAGCGCTCCTGGTCCCGCTGA
- a CDS encoding L,D-transpeptidase — protein sequence MRNPRTVLVGTFATALLLAVGCSSGGDSGGGPGAPVKSQEQGPVAKLSITPANGTKKVAPDAGVSVKATDGKVTKLTVADAKGHEVRGTLGADGTWHPTWPLRPSTAYTVSAQATGTDGKPVTARATFTTLKPKRALESGMSPLDGEKVGVGMPVQLLLSQPVTAQKDRAAVEKSLVVRMSKPVEGAWSWVSDREVQFRPREYWPVGEKVTVVAHLAGVRAGRDLWGTRDRSLTFTVGDEHITEVSNATHQAVVRENGEVVKTIPVSLGKPGDDSWSGVMIAQEKAAETVMDSATIGKPGEYRIRTKWNVRMTYSGTFFHAAPWSTGAQGNSNVSHGCVNASPANARWFYEFTQRGDIIEVKGTSRKLQFGNGPTPWAKSWDDWLAGSALGKPINS from the coding sequence ATGCGGAACCCCCGGACCGTACTCGTCGGCACCTTCGCCACGGCCCTGCTCCTGGCCGTCGGCTGCAGCTCGGGCGGCGACTCGGGCGGTGGCCCGGGCGCGCCCGTCAAGTCGCAGGAGCAGGGTCCGGTGGCCAAGCTGTCGATCACCCCGGCGAACGGCACGAAAAAGGTGGCCCCGGACGCCGGGGTCAGCGTCAAGGCCACCGACGGCAAGGTCACCAAGCTGACCGTCGCCGACGCCAAGGGCCATGAGGTGCGCGGCACCTTGGGCGCGGACGGGACGTGGCACCCCACGTGGCCGTTGCGGCCCTCGACCGCCTACACGGTGAGCGCGCAGGCCACCGGCACGGACGGCAAGCCCGTCACCGCGCGGGCCACGTTCACCACGCTCAAGCCGAAGCGGGCGCTGGAGAGCGGCATGTCCCCGCTGGACGGCGAGAAGGTCGGCGTCGGTATGCCCGTCCAGCTCCTGCTGTCGCAGCCCGTGACCGCCCAGAAGGATCGCGCCGCGGTCGAGAAGTCGCTGGTGGTGCGGATGTCCAAGCCGGTCGAGGGCGCGTGGAGCTGGGTGAGCGACCGCGAGGTCCAGTTCAGGCCGCGTGAGTACTGGCCGGTCGGCGAGAAGGTCACGGTGGTCGCGCACCTGGCCGGGGTGCGGGCGGGGCGGGACCTGTGGGGCACGAGGGACCGCAGCCTGACGTTCACCGTCGGCGACGAGCACATCACCGAGGTCAGCAACGCCACCCACCAGGCGGTCGTGCGGGAGAACGGCGAGGTCGTCAAGACCATCCCGGTCAGCCTGGGCAAGCCGGGGGACGACAGCTGGTCCGGCGTCATGATCGCCCAGGAGAAGGCCGCGGAGACCGTCATGGACTCGGCCACCATCGGCAAACCGGGCGAATACCGCATCCGCACCAAGTGGAACGTCCGGATGACCTACAGCGGCACGTTCTTCCACGCCGCGCCCTGGTCGACCGGCGCGCAGGGCAACAGCAACGTCAGCCACGGCTGCGTGAACGCCAGCCCGGCCAACGCCCGCTGGTTCTACGAGTTCACCCAGCGAGGGGACATCATCGAGGTCAAGGGCACGTCGCGGAAGCTCCAGTTCGGCAACGGACCGACGCCGTGGGCCAAGTCGTGGGACGACTGGCTGGCGGGCAGCGCCCTGGGCAAGCCGATCAACAGCTGA
- a CDS encoding polysaccharide deacetylase family protein has product MDIGARAHPPFLGGAGRGTARTVATAVLVALTCGASTLAAPSPAAHAAPPPGAATNTAANAAASTTAYAATSTAANRAASGAWGAAATGAPGVVAMSAPGDRTEARSRPRVDCRHVKCVALTFDDGPGPYTDTLLAYLAAYHARATFFVVGGNVVTYPRVLRRTVAAGHEIGNHTWSHPDLTRLSPARVRSQLGRTDQAIRAVTGVVPRLVRPPYGALNATVRRQTGRPMVLWSVDTLDWRYRSSATVARRALRAVRPGSVILFHDIHPTTVRAIPRVLRKLAGRGYRFVTVSELFGGRPPRLVFNAAPPDLH; this is encoded by the coding sequence ATGGACATCGGTGCGAGGGCACACCCGCCCTTCCTGGGCGGGGCCGGGCGGGGGACGGCCAGGACGGTCGCCACGGCGGTGCTCGTGGCCTTGACCTGCGGCGCCAGCACGCTGGCGGCCCCTTCCCCGGCCGCCCATGCGGCTCCCCCACCGGGCGCGGCGACGAACACGGCGGCAAATGCGGCGGCGAGCACGACGGCGTATGCGGCGACGAGCACGGCTGCGAACAGGGCGGCATCCGGGGCATGGGGTGCGGCGGCGACCGGAGCGCCCGGCGTGGTGGCGATGTCCGCCCCCGGCGACAGGACCGAGGCCCGGTCGCGGCCCCGCGTCGACTGCCGCCACGTCAAGTGCGTGGCGCTCACGTTCGACGACGGCCCCGGCCCCTACACCGACACGCTGCTGGCCTACCTGGCCGCCTACCACGCCCGCGCCACGTTCTTCGTCGTGGGCGGCAACGTCGTGACCTACCCCCGCGTCCTGCGCCGCACCGTCGCGGCCGGGCACGAGATCGGCAACCACACCTGGTCGCACCCCGACCTGACGAGGCTGTCGCCCGCCCGGGTGCGCTCCCAGCTGGGCCGCACCGACCAGGCGATCAGGGCGGTCACGGGCGTCGTGCCCAGGCTCGTCCGCCCGCCGTACGGGGCGCTCAACGCCACCGTGCGCCGCCAGACCGGCCGCCCGATGGTGCTGTGGAGCGTGGACACCCTGGACTGGCGCTACCGCAGCAGCGCCACGGTGGCCCGCCGGGCGCTCAGGGCGGTGCGGCCCGGCAGCGTCATCCTGTTCCACGACATCCATCCGACGACCGTGCGGGCCATCCCGCGCGTGCTGCGGAAGCTGGCCGGGCGCGGCTACCGGTTCGTCACCGTCAGCGAGCTGTTCGGCGGCCGCCCGCCGCGCCTCGTCTTCAACGCCGCCCCGCCTGACCTGCACTGA
- a CDS encoding response regulator: MIRVLLADDQPLIRAGFRALLELTDDITVVGEAANGVEAVELARRLLPDVALLDVRMPLLDGIQATRRIGAAPDLDGVRVVILTNYALDEYVFAALRAGASGFLQKDIEPGDLLQSVRVAARGDALLSPSVTRRLIEEYVSTPPRPAPAPALERLTDREREIVTLVARGMSNEEIAEHLVISGATAKTHVSRSMTKLGVRDRAQLVVVAYESGLVVPGTSA; the protein is encoded by the coding sequence GTGATCAGGGTGCTGCTGGCGGACGACCAGCCGCTGATCCGCGCGGGTTTCCGGGCGCTGCTGGAGCTCACCGACGACATCACCGTGGTCGGCGAGGCGGCCAACGGCGTGGAGGCCGTGGAGCTGGCCAGGCGCCTGCTCCCGGACGTGGCGCTGCTCGACGTGCGCATGCCCCTGCTCGACGGCATCCAGGCCACCCGCAGGATAGGCGCCGCCCCCGACCTCGACGGCGTCCGCGTGGTGATCCTGACGAACTACGCGCTCGACGAGTACGTCTTCGCCGCGCTCCGGGCCGGGGCCAGCGGCTTCCTGCAAAAGGACATCGAGCCCGGCGACCTGCTCCAGTCGGTGCGGGTGGCCGCCCGCGGCGACGCGCTCCTGTCGCCCTCGGTGACGCGCCGCCTGATCGAGGAGTACGTCAGCACCCCTCCCCGCCCCGCTCCCGCGCCCGCCCTCGAGCGCCTGACCGACCGAGAGCGCGAGATCGTGACCCTGGTGGCAAGGGGCATGTCCAACGAGGAGATCGCCGAGCACCTGGTGATCAGCGGTGCCACCGCCAAGACCCACGTGAGCAGGTCGATGACCAAGCTCGGCGTGCGTGACAGGGCTCAGCTGGTCGTCGTCGCGTACGAGTCCGGCCTGGTGGTCCCGGGGACGAGCGCCTAG
- a CDS encoding MFS transporter translates to MNVRLSGLIVCLNVAQLPIAMRPLLIALVGAQAGGFSTAGLAGGAAATGMALSAPWWSRGLPRFGDRRILITSGTLFLASELALAISHGPLQTVGAAALSGLCTPPISSSVRSMLPRLTSSDDPARAYAANAVAVETVYIGSPLWVSGWVTLAGPAAALVASALIGALALAAGIALAPALPHRVHHAGPSLLAMPAVRTLGAAYLAYWICMGAMWVLVPAFAAHAGAPQQSGLLVALWSAGSLAGGLILAARRTHGSQRDRYLWLLGTLAATSLPLAVPGTIAPMAVAITVFGVALAPWLATNDHLAASAAGRRSSTLFGWLTTAGQIGSATGAIVAGPLADRYGGGPAFLVVTAALGTGLAIALHRKETLPRDSGA, encoded by the coding sequence ATGAATGTACGCCTCTCCGGGCTGATTGTCTGCCTCAACGTCGCGCAGCTGCCCATCGCGATGCGGCCGCTGCTCATCGCGCTGGTAGGGGCCCAGGCAGGTGGCTTCTCCACTGCCGGGCTCGCCGGTGGAGCGGCGGCGACGGGCATGGCGCTGTCGGCGCCGTGGTGGTCGCGCGGCCTGCCGCGCTTCGGCGACCGGCGTATCCTGATCACCTCCGGCACGCTCTTCCTCGCCAGCGAGCTCGCCCTCGCGATCAGTCACGGCCCGCTGCAGACCGTCGGCGCGGCGGCCCTGTCGGGTCTGTGCACCCCGCCGATCTCCAGCAGCGTGCGCTCGATGCTGCCCCGCCTCACCTCCTCCGACGACCCGGCCAGGGCCTACGCCGCCAACGCCGTCGCCGTCGAGACCGTCTACATCGGATCGCCCTTATGGGTGAGCGGCTGGGTGACGCTCGCCGGTCCCGCCGCCGCGCTCGTCGCCAGCGCGCTGATCGGCGCGCTCGCCCTGGCGGCCGGGATCGCGCTCGCGCCAGCCCTGCCGCACCGGGTCCACCACGCCGGGCCGTCCTTGCTGGCCATGCCCGCCGTACGCACTCTCGGCGCCGCCTACCTCGCCTACTGGATCTGCATGGGCGCGATGTGGGTGCTCGTGCCCGCCTTCGCCGCCCACGCCGGCGCGCCGCAACAGTCCGGGCTCCTGGTCGCGCTCTGGTCGGCCGGCAGCCTCGCCGGAGGACTGATCCTGGCGGCGCGCCGTACGCACGGCTCCCAGCGCGACCGCTACCTGTGGCTGCTCGGCACGCTCGCCGCGACCTCGCTGCCGCTGGCCGTGCCGGGCACGATCGCGCCGATGGCCGTCGCGATCACCGTGTTCGGCGTCGCGCTCGCACCGTGGCTGGCGACCAACGACCACCTGGCGGCCAGTGCCGCCGGCCGGCGCAGCAGTACGTTGTTCGGCTGGCTGACGACCGCCGGGCAGATCGGCAGCGCCACCGGCGCGATCGTGGCCGGCCCTCTCGCCGACCGCTACGGCGGCGGGCCGGCGTTCCTGGTGGTGACCGCCGCCCTGGGGACCGGCCTGGCCATCGCGCTCCACCGTAAGGAAACGTTGCCTCGTGACAGCGGAGCGTGA
- a CDS encoding DUF5682 family protein produces MTGQTSPFGALREQLLDAAAAFAGSPVAVSDVLSGLVDDVDRALREELEIFPVCHHSPASALAMVRRLREKQPKVIYLELCEDLQPLLTELRNCRLPVAVQAFAAEIDGFPPSWAPLSVVAPITEASAEYQAISYALETPGVELVLVDRSTDHVFQWAPNEEPGKKEHAEEAGLHGDAVGVELGDLRPRFAELEEHLLHHGKVRHWSEWWDQYVEQPLAGADYDTYRQVMVLIGSLFRRLDRDGGRRTVDEDRERYMWTRMREHLAASGADPADCLYVCGAFHAASHVEQFGLRSTATFEITPRTGTKWLYGLIPSSHSAIEAQFGLASGSVSIAAATWDKSLTRSKLTPFQLAGQRGTRKRGAKLPAPVPQGEVADRLTGFLSKPPVLDELDEAELLGWSVEIVRLARRNGYLASTADAIAVFETSILLAGMRNRARPTPYDFQDAAVTCIEKDVVPGRRDVRRLCEIMLGGDRVGEVGYDALPPLARNVYDRLAPLKLDLEKRTIQRALLDLNANPELAPCSDLLWMLRYLLPSDAVRPIMGERRLGERSIQESWDVAFGKHQRSIIELGYEGVTIEQVVEQRLRRSVWDPKATAAVALAAVEDAVLFLGSRRFADELGQRAVELLASERSVDDAPEVLRRIRRLMSYYRAHEPELPAWCEEFATSGYAHYCTLLPTAFVDDDTGARQVAAMLGFLFSMESLALSLGCDRAQLELAVQQSHPEAPDKVALLWAARSQLGLLPLAELRARCDELLANPLVVPSFPLYILGFVQAMEPVPALSGFVVEVISKAFGQLPDRVLLPWLPKLITTLRDQAGELMPMLVREAGRTFPGTLAAVDGWVPPWTARPAAVPVGSGPVRSGPVASGPVAELLLGHPAACDAVAGLLGCEGSWQAPPAPAPGRGEVAALLAGHPEPALALAGLLA; encoded by the coding sequence ATGACCGGCCAGACGAGCCCGTTCGGCGCGCTCCGCGAGCAGCTCCTCGACGCCGCCGCCGCGTTCGCCGGCAGTCCCGTGGCCGTGTCGGACGTCCTGTCCGGCCTGGTGGACGACGTGGACCGGGCGCTGCGCGAGGAGCTGGAGATCTTCCCGGTCTGCCACCACTCGCCGGCCTCGGCGCTGGCGATGGTGCGCAGGCTGCGGGAGAAGCAGCCGAAGGTCATCTACCTGGAGCTCTGCGAGGACCTGCAGCCGCTGCTGACCGAGCTGCGCAACTGCCGGCTGCCGGTGGCGGTGCAGGCGTTCGCGGCCGAGATCGACGGCTTCCCGCCGTCGTGGGCGCCGCTCAGCGTGGTGGCGCCCATCACCGAGGCGTCCGCCGAGTACCAGGCCATCTCGTACGCGCTGGAGACCCCGGGCGTCGAGCTGGTGCTGGTCGACCGCTCGACGGACCACGTGTTCCAGTGGGCGCCGAACGAGGAGCCCGGCAAGAAGGAGCACGCCGAAGAGGCCGGCCTGCACGGCGACGCGGTGGGCGTCGAGCTCGGCGACCTGCGCCCGCGCTTCGCCGAGCTGGAGGAGCACCTGCTGCACCACGGCAAGGTGCGCCACTGGTCCGAGTGGTGGGACCAGTACGTCGAGCAGCCGCTGGCGGGGGCGGACTACGACACCTACCGCCAGGTCATGGTGCTGATCGGCAGCCTGTTCCGCCGCCTCGACCGCGACGGCGGCCGGCGGACCGTGGACGAGGACCGCGAGCGCTACATGTGGACCAGGATGCGCGAGCACCTGGCCGCCTCGGGCGCCGACCCGGCCGACTGCCTGTACGTGTGCGGCGCCTTCCACGCCGCCAGCCACGTCGAGCAGTTCGGGCTGAGGTCCACGGCCACCTTCGAGATCACCCCCCGAACCGGCACGAAATGGCTGTACGGCCTCATCCCGTCCAGCCACTCGGCCATCGAGGCCCAGTTCGGGCTGGCCTCCGGCTCGGTGTCGATCGCGGCGGCGACCTGGGACAAGTCGCTGACCCGCAGCAAGCTGACCCCGTTCCAGCTGGCAGGGCAGAGAGGCACGCGCAAACGCGGGGCCAAGCTGCCCGCGCCCGTCCCCCAGGGCGAGGTGGCCGACCGGCTGACGGGGTTCCTGTCGAAGCCACCCGTGCTCGACGAGCTGGACGAGGCCGAGCTGCTCGGCTGGAGCGTGGAGATCGTCCGGCTGGCCCGCCGCAACGGCTACCTGGCCAGCACCGCCGACGCCATCGCCGTGTTCGAGACCTCGATCCTGCTCGCCGGCATGCGCAACCGGGCCAGGCCCACCCCGTACGACTTCCAGGACGCGGCCGTCACCTGCATCGAGAAGGACGTCGTGCCGGGCCGCCGCGACGTGCGGCGGCTGTGCGAGATCATGCTCGGCGGCGACCGCGTCGGCGAGGTCGGCTACGACGCCCTGCCGCCGCTGGCCCGCAACGTGTACGACCGGCTCGCGCCGCTCAAGCTCGACCTGGAGAAGCGCACGATCCAGCGGGCGCTGCTCGACCTCAACGCCAACCCCGAGCTGGCGCCCTGCTCCGACCTGCTGTGGATGCTGCGCTACCTGCTGCCGTCGGACGCCGTGCGCCCCATCATGGGCGAGCGCAGGCTGGGGGAGCGCTCGATCCAGGAGAGCTGGGACGTGGCGTTCGGCAAGCACCAGCGCTCGATCATCGAGCTGGGCTACGAGGGCGTCACCATCGAGCAGGTGGTGGAGCAGCGGCTGCGCCGTTCGGTGTGGGACCCCAAGGCCACGGCGGCCGTCGCGCTGGCGGCCGTCGAGGACGCGGTGCTCTTCCTCGGCAGCCGGCGCTTCGCCGACGAGCTCGGGCAGCGGGCGGTGGAGCTGCTGGCGTCCGAGCGGAGCGTGGACGACGCGCCCGAGGTGCTGCGCAGGATCCGGCGGCTGATGTCCTACTACCGCGCCCACGAGCCGGAGCTGCCGGCCTGGTGCGAGGAGTTCGCGACCTCCGGCTACGCGCATTACTGCACCCTCCTGCCGACGGCCTTCGTGGACGACGACACGGGGGCGCGGCAGGTCGCGGCCATGCTGGGGTTCCTGTTCTCGATGGAGAGCCTGGCGCTCTCGCTGGGCTGCGACCGGGCCCAGCTGGAGCTGGCCGTGCAGCAGTCGCATCCGGAGGCGCCGGACAAGGTCGCGCTGCTGTGGGCGGCGCGCTCCCAGCTCGGGCTGCTGCCGCTGGCCGAGCTGCGGGCGCGGTGCGACGAGCTGCTGGCCAACCCGCTGGTCGTCCCGTCGTTCCCGCTCTACATCCTGGGGTTCGTCCAGGCGATGGAGCCGGTCCCCGCCCTGTCGGGCTTCGTGGTGGAGGTGATCTCGAAGGCGTTCGGGCAGCTGCCCGACCGGGTGCTGCTGCCGTGGCTGCCGAAGCTGATCACGACGCTGCGGGACCAGGCGGGCGAGCTGATGCCGATGCTCGTACGCGAGGCCGGGCGCACCTTCCCCGGCACGCTGGCCGCCGTGGACGGCTGGGTGCCGCCGTGGACGGCGCGTCCGGCCGCTGTGCCGGTCGGGTCTGGGCCGGTCCGATCGGGGCCGGTCGCGTCGGGGCCGGTGGCCGAGCTGCTCCTGGGGCATCCGGCCGCGTGTGACGCGGTGGCCGGGCTGCTCGGCTGCGAGGGCTCATGGCAGGCACCGCCGGCGCCGGCGCCGGGCCGCGGGGAGGTCGCCGCGCTCCTGGCCGGCCACCCGGAGCCCGCTCTGGCGCTGGCGGGCCTGCTCGCCTGA
- a CDS encoding MarR family winged helix-turn-helix transcriptional regulator — translation MNVRSRHAANLLGASSLLVAGMVREAVTASVGAGGSLGEALIAIKDQPGRTADWLSTVLQISQPGTAHLIRRLTEQGWVVRGSEGRARPLRLTPEGERVAAAALAAREAVLEGLIDRLSDEQREQLVAITGALLGPEARSEETLARLCRLCDRGTCSACPVYEGLRG, via the coding sequence ATGAATGTTCGATCACGGCATGCCGCAAACCTGCTGGGCGCGTCCTCGCTGCTCGTGGCGGGTATGGTCCGGGAGGCGGTGACCGCGTCGGTCGGCGCGGGTGGCTCGCTCGGTGAGGCGTTGATCGCCATCAAGGATCAGCCGGGCCGTACGGCGGACTGGCTGAGCACGGTGCTGCAGATCTCCCAGCCGGGCACGGCACACCTGATTCGCCGGCTGACCGAGCAGGGGTGGGTCGTGCGAGGCAGCGAGGGACGCGCCCGCCCGCTGCGCCTCACCCCGGAAGGCGAGCGCGTGGCGGCGGCGGCGCTGGCGGCCCGGGAGGCCGTCCTTGAGGGGCTGATCGATCGGTTGAGCGACGAGCAGCGCGAGCAACTGGTGGCGATCACCGGGGCGCTGCTGGGGCCGGAGGCGCGGAGCGAGGAAACGCTGGCCAGGCTGTGCCGGCTGTGCGACCGGGGCACGTGTTCCGCATGCCCCGTCTACGAGGGATTGCGGGGCTGA
- a CDS encoding sensor histidine kinase, producing the protein MDSRRTDALVAAAALVAITGGTYADLSWTGPLERPLDPAGLTLIVVASLTLAFRRTAPLAAGVVAAAAGVVYYALHYPGVFTSAPALASIYTLAALGRRKAAIWLSLALATGMYGLMAIAEDDPPPGSWMGLLSGWLVAMVVIGELTRHRRAYLRAVEQRAEEAERTREEAALRRAGEERLWIAQELHDSLTHSISVVNVQVTVAMQLLERDPARVRESLAAIKESGHEAMRELRATLGVLRQSEPEEAGLSRLPRLVSRAEGAGLRVAHTVAGTPYALPPEVDRAAYRIAQEALTNVLRHAGAATVTVAVEYDPSKIVLRVENDGEAGTAGPGMGLIGMRERAVAIGGSLTAGPVDDGGFAVRAELPVRVPA; encoded by the coding sequence ATGGACAGCCGGAGAACCGACGCCCTCGTCGCGGCGGCCGCCCTGGTGGCGATCACGGGAGGGACATACGCCGACCTCTCGTGGACCGGCCCGCTGGAGCGCCCCCTCGACCCGGCGGGCCTGACGCTGATCGTGGTCGCGTCGCTGACGCTGGCCTTCCGGCGCACCGCGCCGCTGGCGGCGGGCGTGGTCGCGGCGGCCGCCGGGGTCGTCTACTACGCGCTGCACTATCCGGGCGTGTTCACCTCCGCGCCCGCGCTGGCCTCGATCTACACGCTGGCCGCGCTCGGCCGCCGCAAGGCGGCGATCTGGCTGTCGCTGGCGCTGGCCACGGGGATGTACGGGCTCATGGCGATCGCCGAGGACGATCCGCCCCCGGGGAGCTGGATGGGGCTGCTGAGCGGGTGGCTGGTGGCCATGGTGGTGATCGGCGAGCTGACCCGGCACCGCCGCGCCTACCTGCGGGCGGTGGAGCAGCGCGCCGAGGAGGCCGAGCGCACCCGCGAGGAGGCGGCGCTGCGCCGGGCCGGCGAGGAGCGGCTGTGGATCGCGCAGGAGCTGCACGACTCGCTCACCCACAGCATCTCCGTGGTCAACGTCCAGGTGACGGTGGCCATGCAGTTGCTGGAGCGCGACCCGGCCCGGGTCAGGGAGTCGCTGGCCGCGATCAAGGAGTCGGGGCACGAGGCGATGCGCGAGCTGCGGGCCACGCTGGGCGTGCTGCGCCAGAGCGAGCCGGAGGAGGCGGGGCTGTCCAGGCTGCCGCGCCTGGTCTCCAGGGCCGAGGGGGCGGGGCTGCGGGTGGCGCACACCGTGGCCGGCACGCCGTACGCGCTGCCGCCCGAGGTGGACCGGGCCGCGTACCGCATCGCCCAGGAGGCGCTGACCAACGTGCTGCGCCACGCGGGCGCCGCGACGGTCACGGTCGCGGTCGAATACGATCCGTCGAAGATCGTGCTGCGGGTGGAGAACGACGGCGAGGCGGGCACGGCCGGACCGGGGATGGGGTTGATCGGGATGCGCGAGCGCGCGGTCGCCATCGGCGGCTCGCTCACCGCGGGCCCCGTCGACGACGGCGGCTTCGCGGTCCGCGCCGAGCTGCCCGTCCGGGTCCCGGCATGA